From the genome of Halorussus caseinilyticus, one region includes:
- a CDS encoding LysE family translocator yields the protein MLSSIDLHTYLLFVTAAMALVLTPGPDTVFVLTQGVSAGKRGGLASAFGVSTGVLVHTSAAALGLAALLRASALAYATVKYAGAAYLLYLGAKTLWRGDDFELSDGTGSVAAPDSDLRSSYLRGVTVNVLNPKVALFFLAFLPQFVGAGAGGGAGTPTAEMLALGGTYAVLTACYLGTVGLLSGGVRTAFRTRPRLADGLRWVSGSVLVGLGAALALESR from the coding sequence ATGCTCTCGAGTATCGACCTCCACACCTATCTCCTGTTCGTCACGGCGGCGATGGCGCTGGTCCTGACGCCCGGCCCGGACACCGTGTTCGTCCTCACGCAGGGCGTTTCGGCGGGCAAACGCGGTGGTCTCGCCTCCGCGTTCGGGGTCAGCACGGGCGTCCTCGTCCACACGAGCGCGGCCGCGCTCGGACTCGCCGCGCTCTTGCGCGCGTCCGCGCTCGCGTACGCGACGGTCAAGTATGCGGGGGCGGCCTACCTGCTCTACCTCGGCGCGAAGACGCTCTGGCGCGGCGATGACTTCGAACTCTCGGACGGCACTGGCAGTGTCGCGGCACCCGACTCGGACCTCCGGAGCAGTTACCTCCGGGGCGTGACCGTCAACGTCCTCAACCCGAAGGTCGCGCTGTTCTTCCTCGCGTTCCTGCCGCAGTTCGTCGGCGCGGGCGCTGGCGGCGGTGCTGGCACGCCGACCGCGGAGATGCTGGCGCTCGGCGGGACCTACGCCGTGCTGACCGCGTGCTATCTCGGGACGGTCGGCCTGCTCTCGGGCGGCGTCCGGACCGCGTTCCGAACTCGCCCGCGCCTCGCCGACGGTCTGCGGTGGGTCTCGGGGTCGGTTCTGGTGGGTCTCGGCGCGGCGCTGGCGCTCGAATCTCGCTGA
- a CDS encoding universal stress protein — MYQILAAIGTDEDRALEQAQAIADLPRNGDVSVTLFHDFADGNPEGASVHQVAAVRRAVEYLEDEGIEVGYSESSGDAAQAILDTADELDADLLCLAPRERTPAGKALFGSVTQQVILEGSRPTLVVGAGEAGE; from the coding sequence ATGTACCAGATACTCGCCGCAATCGGCACCGACGAGGACCGCGCGCTCGAACAGGCACAAGCCATCGCCGACCTACCGCGGAACGGGGACGTGTCGGTGACGCTGTTCCACGACTTCGCCGACGGCAACCCCGAGGGCGCGTCGGTCCATCAGGTCGCGGCGGTCCGCCGGGCCGTCGAGTACCTCGAAGACGAGGGCATCGAGGTCGGATACTCCGAGTCGAGCGGGGACGCCGCGCAAGCCATCCTCGACACCGCCGACGAGTTGGACGCAGACCTGCTCTGTCTCGCGCCGCGCGAGCGAACGCCCGCAGGGAAGGCGCTGTTCGGGAGCGTCACTCAGCAGGTCATCTTGGAGGGGTCGCGGCCGACGCTCGTGGTCGGCGCTGGAGAGGCGGGCGAGTAG
- the hutI gene encoding imidazolonepropionase, translating to MTLTAVVHDAAEIVTLESGEDAGDAGDETELGIYTDAAVAVEDGEVARVGPTGPVTREFPPENAAHAVDASGKSVIPGFVDPHTHALFAGDRSDEFEAKLQGKTYQEILEGGGGILRTVRATREAGDEQLLDNLLGHLDTMLAHGTTTVEVKSGYGLDAETELRMLEVIDRADDRHPVDVVPTFMGAHAVPEGRDADEYVEEVVQDQIPEVESQGIAEFCDVFCEEGVFDVDQSRRVLEAGKDAGMTPKVHAEELAHIGGTQLAAEIGAASADHLLHSTEEDIAALVEADVVPVLLPGTAFGLGAAYADARAFLDAGGDVAIATDFNPNCYSQSMGFAASLSCVEMGMTPAEALVASTTNAAAALDLPENVGTLREGAPGDVAILDAPTHVHVPYNFGVNAVGTVLKDGEVVYRG from the coding sequence ATGACGCTCACGGCAGTCGTCCACGACGCGGCCGAAATCGTCACGCTCGAATCGGGCGAGGACGCCGGAGACGCCGGGGACGAGACCGAACTCGGTATCTACACCGACGCCGCCGTCGCGGTGGAGGACGGTGAAGTCGCGCGGGTCGGACCGACCGGTCCCGTCACCCGCGAGTTCCCGCCCGAGAACGCCGCCCACGCGGTGGACGCCAGCGGGAAGAGCGTGATTCCGGGGTTCGTGGACCCCCACACCCACGCGCTGTTCGCGGGCGACCGCTCCGACGAGTTCGAGGCCAAACTACAGGGCAAGACGTATCAGGAGATTCTGGAGGGAGGCGGCGGCATCCTCCGGACGGTCAGGGCGACCCGCGAGGCGGGCGACGAGCAGTTGCTCGACAACCTGCTGGGCCACCTCGACACGATGCTGGCCCACGGGACGACGACGGTCGAAGTCAAATCGGGGTACGGACTCGACGCCGAGACGGAACTCCGGATGTTGGAGGTCATCGACCGCGCCGACGACCGTCACCCGGTAGACGTGGTTCCGACGTTCATGGGTGCCCACGCCGTGCCAGAAGGCCGAGACGCCGACGAGTACGTCGAGGAAGTCGTCCAAGACCAGATTCCCGAGGTCGAGTCACAGGGCATCGCCGAGTTCTGCGACGTGTTCTGCGAGGAGGGCGTCTTCGACGTGGACCAGTCCCGCCGAGTCTTGGAGGCCGGAAAGGACGCGGGCATGACGCCGAAGGTCCACGCCGAGGAATTGGCCCACATCGGCGGGACCCAGTTGGCCGCGGAAATCGGGGCCGCGAGCGCCGACCACCTGCTCCACTCGACCGAGGAGGACATCGCGGCTCTCGTGGAGGCCGACGTGGTACCGGTCTTGCTCCCCGGGACGGCGTTCGGTCTCGGCGCGGCGTACGCCGACGCCCGCGCGTTCCTCGACGCCGGTGGGGACGTGGCGATTGCGACCGACTTCAACCCCAACTGCTACAGTCAGAGCATGGGCTTCGCGGCCTCGCTCTCGTGCGTCGAGATGGGGATGACGCCCGCCGAAGCGCTCGTCGCTTCGACCACGAACGCCGCGGCCGCCCTCGACCTGCCGGAGAACGTCGGAACGCTACGGGAAGGTGCGCCCGGCGACGTGGCGATTCTGGACGCGCCGACCCACGTCCACGTCCCGTACAACTTCGGCGTGAACGCCGTCGGGACCGTGCTGAAAGACGGGGAGGTGGTCTACCGTGGCTGA
- the hutH gene encoding histidine ammonia-lyase has protein sequence MAESGPDSEPVRADGETLAPEDVARVAREDARVVVPEDAREKVRTARERVEEVVESGEAVYGVNTGFGELVDERIPREDVEQLQLNLVRSHAAGAGRELDREEVRALLLGRLNALVKGYSGVREVVVDHLVTMLDAGVHPVVKSRGSLGASGDLAPLAHLALVLVGEGEAEVETGEGTERLPGDEALATADLEPLTLRAKEGIALINGTQLTVGLAALAVVDAERAVRAADVAGSLTTEVTMGTTAAADDSIAGVRPHPGHAESARNVKRLTADSKIVESHRNCDRVQDAYSIRCLPQVHGAVRDAIDHLREAVEVELNSATDNPLIFDADETDGRASGTENAAVLSGGNFHGDPLALPLDYLTNAITELAAICERRVDRMLNPNVQEPHLPPFLTEGSGLRSGYMIAQYTAAALVNENRATGRPSMDNTPVSGNQEDHVSMSAQSAFDARSAVENAITVVGIELLCGAQAAEFLDDSLAHGVGTGAAYEAVREVVPALVEDRPIHHDIESADALVWSGLLEQRVEDALGESLA, from the coding sequence GTGGCTGAGTCGGGACCGGACTCGGAACCGGTTCGGGCCGACGGCGAGACCCTCGCGCCGGAGGACGTTGCGCGGGTCGCGCGAGAGGACGCGCGCGTGGTCGTGCCCGAGGACGCACGCGAGAAGGTTCGGACCGCCCGCGAGCGAGTCGAAGAGGTGGTCGAGAGCGGCGAAGCCGTCTACGGCGTCAACACCGGGTTCGGCGAACTCGTGGACGAGCGCATCCCCCGCGAGGACGTAGAACAGTTGCAGTTGAATCTGGTCCGGAGCCACGCCGCCGGTGCGGGCCGGGAGTTGGACCGCGAGGAGGTTCGGGCGCTCCTGCTCGGGCGACTCAACGCGCTCGTGAAGGGCTACTCCGGCGTCCGAGAGGTCGTCGTGGACCATCTCGTGACGATGCTCGACGCGGGCGTCCACCCAGTGGTGAAGTCCCGCGGGAGTCTGGGCGCGAGCGGCGACCTCGCGCCGCTCGCGCACCTCGCGCTGGTGCTGGTCGGCGAGGGCGAGGCTGAGGTCGAGACTGGCGAGGGGACCGAGCGACTGCCCGGCGACGAGGCGCTCGCTACCGCCGACCTCGAACCGCTGACGCTCCGGGCGAAGGAGGGCATCGCGCTCATCAACGGGACCCAGTTGACCGTCGGTCTGGCGGCGCTCGCCGTCGTGGACGCCGAGCGCGCGGTCCGGGCCGCCGACGTTGCGGGGTCGCTCACGACCGAGGTGACGATGGGGACTACCGCGGCGGCCGACGACTCCATCGCGGGAGTCCGGCCGCATCCCGGCCACGCCGAGAGCGCCCGGAACGTCAAGCGCCTCACGGCCGACTCCAAAATCGTGGAGTCCCATCGCAACTGCGACCGGGTGCAGGACGCCTACTCGATTCGGTGCCTGCCGCAAGTCCACGGCGCGGTCCGAGACGCAATCGACCACCTCCGGGAGGCGGTCGAAGTCGAGTTGAACAGCGCGACGGACAACCCGCTCATCTTCGACGCCGACGAGACCGACGGCCGAGCCTCCGGCACCGAGAACGCCGCGGTCCTCTCGGGCGGGAACTTCCACGGCGACCCGCTGGCGCTTCCGCTTGACTACCTGACGAACGCGATTACCGAGTTGGCGGCCATCTGCGAGCGCCGGGTGGACCGAATGTTGAACCCGAACGTGCAGGAACCGCACCTCCCGCCGTTCCTGACGGAGGGGAGCGGCCTGCGCTCGGGGTACATGATAGCCCAGTACACCGCGGCGGCGCTCGTCAACGAGAACCGCGCGACCGGGCGGCCCTCGATGGACAACACGCCGGTCAGCGGGAATCAGGAGGACCACGTGAGCATGAGCGCCCAGAGCGCCTTCGACGCGCGGTCGGCCGTCGAGAACGCGATTACCGTGGTCGGAATCGAACTGCTCTGTGGCGCGCAGGCCGCCGAATTTTTGGACGACAGTCTGGCCCACGGCGTCGGCACCGGCGCGGCCTACGAAGCGGTCCGGGAAGTCGTCCCGGCGCTGGTCGAGGACCGGCCGATTCACCACGACATCGAGAGCGCCGACGCGCTGGTGTGGTCGGGACTGCTGGAGCAACGAGTCGAGGACGCGCTCGGAGAATCACTCGCCTGA
- a CDS encoding agmatinase family protein, whose translation MTDCRPTFDWMGPSNDSNDEQFGHVVELASIDDADRFDAVLVGEPFDRAVIGRKGASEGPAALRQHLAGTKTHHFDAGPVGSVADLGDVTLGDSEAQRASDSRVARDEGPSDHASGQGREQTAEPRDGEDGSGSVADLQERVRTITEKVHDADAFPVFLGGDNSMTFPNAAPLLEEGTLGVVNFDAHLDVREVGDDATSGTPYRQLYEAGLDAYACVGARHFETSTAYAEYVREQGGEVVTAEEVGDDEVKAIDRARDALGDVDRLYVSVDLDVLDAAFAPGVSAPTPGGVSTRELFRMLRLLGAENRLAGFEVVECAPSLESGSANLTAKAGARAVAHLLSARPKSERDESGGTAGPAAGGRR comes from the coding sequence ATGACCGACTGCAGACCAACTTTCGACTGGATGGGACCCTCAAACGATTCGAACGACGAACAGTTCGGCCACGTGGTCGAGCTGGCGAGTATAGACGACGCCGACCGCTTCGACGCCGTACTGGTTGGCGAACCCTTCGACCGGGCGGTCATCGGTCGGAAGGGCGCGAGCGAAGGCCCGGCCGCGCTCCGCCAGCACCTCGCGGGCACCAAGACCCACCACTTCGACGCCGGGCCGGTGGGTTCGGTCGCAGACCTCGGCGACGTGACACTCGGGGATAGCGAGGCGCAACGCGCCTCGGACAGTCGAGTAGCGAGGGACGAAGGTCCCTCGGACCATGCGAGCGGCCAAGGCCGCGAGCAGACGGCGGAGCCGCGAGACGGCGAAGACGGTTCGGGGTCGGTCGCCGACCTCCAAGAGCGCGTCCGGACCATCACCGAGAAAGTCCACGACGCCGACGCCTTCCCCGTTTTCCTCGGGGGCGACAATTCGATGACCTTCCCGAACGCCGCGCCCCTGCTGGAGGAGGGGACGCTGGGCGTCGTCAACTTCGACGCCCACCTCGACGTGCGGGAGGTCGGCGACGACGCGACCAGCGGGACGCCCTACCGTCAACTCTACGAGGCGGGTCTCGACGCCTACGCCTGCGTCGGCGCACGCCACTTCGAGACCTCTACGGCCTACGCCGAGTACGTCCGCGAGCAGGGCGGCGAAGTCGTCACGGCCGAAGAGGTCGGCGACGACGAGGTGAAGGCAATCGACCGCGCGCGAGACGCCCTCGGCGACGTGGACCGCCTCTACGTCAGCGTGGACTTGGACGTGCTGGACGCCGCGTTCGCGCCGGGCGTGAGCGCGCCCACGCCCGGCGGCGTCTCGACTCGCGAGTTGTTCCGGATGCTCCGCCTGCTGGGGGCCGAAAATCGCCTCGCCGGGTTCGAGGTCGTGGAGTGTGCGCCCTCGCTGGAGTCCGGGAGCGCGAATCTGACCGCGAAGGCCGGGGCGCGGGCCGTCGCCCACCTGTTGAGCGCCCGGCCGAAGAGCGAGCGAGACGAGAGCGGCGGGACCGCCGGTCCCGCCGCGGGAGGTCGGCGATGA
- the hutU gene encoding urocanate hydratase produces MSEGQPEQTDENRDAGHGVGEPSEQWKEYRGSPTGTEIECEGWRQEAALRMLNNNLDPEVAEKPEELVVYGGTGRAARSWDAYDAILAELRELDDDETLLVQSGKPVGRFRTHEKAPRVLIANSNLVGKWDDWDHFHELEAKGLIMYGQMTAGSWAYIGTQGIIQGTYETLAELADQHYPDDDGLRGKIVVTGGLGGMGGAQPLAVTMNHGVCIAAEVDEDRIDRRIETGYCQEKTDDLDEAIEKAKEAAENGEPYSVGVHLNAADMLEGMLERGFVPDVITDQTSAHDELEGYYPSGYTVAEADELREDDPEKYVAESLDTMERHVQGILDMQDEGAIAFEYGNNIRGQVKEHRGMDDAFDYPGFVPAYIRPLFCRGKGPFRWAALSGDPEDIHRTDEAVKELFPEKDHLHRWIDLAQEQVEFQGLPSRVCWLGYSAGDDADDGDGDGLTERARFALRINELVAAGEISAPVVVTRDHLDAGSVASPNRETEAMRDGSDAIADWPILNALLNCAAGADIVSVHDGGGVGIGNALHANNHVVLDGSDLAAEKARRVFTTDPGMGVIRHADAGYDEAVAEAEESNVAVPMRDRE; encoded by the coding sequence ATGAGCGAAGGGCAACCGGAACAGACAGACGAGAACCGAGACGCCGGACACGGCGTCGGCGAACCGAGCGAGCAGTGGAAGGAGTACCGAGGTTCGCCCACCGGCACCGAAATCGAGTGCGAAGGGTGGCGACAGGAGGCCGCCCTCCGGATGTTGAACAACAACTTAGACCCCGAGGTGGCCGAGAAACCCGAGGAACTGGTGGTCTACGGCGGCACCGGGCGGGCCGCCCGGTCGTGGGACGCCTACGACGCGATTCTGGCCGAGTTGCGCGAGTTGGACGACGACGAGACCCTGCTGGTCCAGTCGGGCAAACCCGTCGGGCGCTTCCGGACCCACGAGAAGGCCCCCAGAGTCCTCATCGCCAACTCCAACCTCGTCGGCAAGTGGGACGACTGGGACCACTTCCACGAGTTGGAAGCGAAGGGTCTCATCATGTACGGCCAGATGACCGCGGGGTCGTGGGCGTACATCGGCACGCAGGGCATCATCCAAGGTACCTACGAGACGCTGGCCGAACTCGCCGACCAACACTACCCCGACGACGACGGACTCCGCGGGAAAATCGTCGTCACGGGCGGACTCGGCGGCATGGGCGGTGCCCAACCGCTCGCGGTGACGATGAACCACGGCGTCTGCATCGCCGCGGAGGTGGACGAAGACCGCATCGACCGCCGCATCGAGACGGGATACTGTCAGGAGAAGACCGACGACTTAGACGAGGCAATCGAGAAGGCGAAGGAGGCCGCCGAGAACGGCGAACCCTACTCGGTCGGCGTCCACCTCAACGCCGCCGACATGCTCGAAGGGATGCTCGAACGCGGGTTCGTCCCCGACGTAATCACCGACCAGACCAGCGCACACGACGAACTCGAAGGCTACTACCCCTCTGGCTACACCGTCGCGGAGGCCGACGAACTCCGCGAGGATGACCCCGAAAAGTACGTCGCGGAGAGCCTCGACACGATGGAGCGCCACGTACAGGGCATCCTCGACATGCAGGACGAGGGCGCGATAGCCTTCGAGTACGGCAACAACATCCGCGGGCAGGTGAAAGAACACCGCGGGATGGACGACGCCTTCGACTACCCCGGATTCGTCCCGGCGTACATCCGGCCGCTGTTCTGCCGCGGGAAGGGACCGTTCCGGTGGGCCGCGCTCTCGGGCGACCCCGAGGACATCCACCGGACCGACGAGGCGGTCAAGGAGTTGTTCCCCGAGAAGGACCACCTCCACCGCTGGATAGACCTCGCGCAGGAACAGGTCGAGTTTCAGGGTCTCCCCTCCAGAGTGTGCTGGTTGGGCTATTCGGCCGGGGACGACGCCGACGACGGAGACGGCGACGGTCTCACCGAGCGCGCTCGGTTCGCGCTCCGAATCAACGAACTCGTCGCCGCGGGCGAAATCTCCGCGCCGGTGGTCGTCACCCGCGACCACTTGGACGCCGGGAGCGTGGCGAGTCCGAACCGCGAGACCGAGGCGATGCGCGACGGGTCGGACGCGATTGCGGACTGGCCGATTCTGAACGCCCTGCTCAACTGCGCGGCCGGGGCCGACATCGTGAGCGTCCACGACGGCGGCGGCGTCGGCATCGGGAACGCCCTCCACGCTAACAACCACGTGGTACTCGACGGGTCGGACCTCGCCGCGGAGAAGGCCCGACGGGTCTTCACCACCGACCCCGGAATGGGCGTGATTCGCCACGCCGACGCGGGATACGACGAGGCAGTCGCGGAGGCCGAGGAGTCGAACGTCGCGGTACCGATGCGGGACCGAGAATGA
- a CDS encoding mechanosensitive ion channel family protein, giving the protein MTRQAVQFVLQGDDISDLPVGDYLDLLRDFAVAIAVFVVVYAVGRRILLPAVERALSTQRVQEAVASAVVKTVHVAVLLAAFRLAIDVTDYGYLLSIPPTVVAALTVAVGFASRDIASNLVGGVFIVTDPKFNIGDWIRWQDKEGVIEDISFRVTRVRTFDNELLTVPNSQLATSAVVNAVAKSPRRISHTFHVGDDTDLGAVATILVEEAQASGNVLDRPTPTVRVVELDEGRAGVQARYWIDQPSREAFVTIRSEYLQRVNRRFNEAGIELPESW; this is encoded by the coding sequence GTGACGAGGCAAGCGGTGCAATTCGTTCTACAGGGGGACGACATCTCGGACCTCCCGGTCGGCGATTATCTCGACCTCCTCCGGGACTTCGCGGTGGCTATCGCCGTGTTCGTGGTGGTGTATGCAGTCGGACGGAGAATCCTCCTCCCGGCGGTCGAGCGCGCGCTCTCCACCCAGCGAGTCCAAGAGGCAGTCGCTAGCGCGGTGGTAAAGACCGTCCACGTCGCTGTGTTGCTCGCCGCCTTCCGGCTCGCGATCGACGTGACCGACTACGGCTATCTGCTCTCTATCCCGCCGACAGTGGTCGCCGCGCTCACCGTCGCCGTCGGGTTCGCCAGTCGGGACATCGCGTCGAATCTCGTCGGCGGCGTCTTCATCGTGACGGACCCGAAGTTCAACATCGGCGACTGGATTCGCTGGCAGGACAAGGAGGGCGTCATCGAGGACATCAGCTTTCGGGTGACGCGGGTCCGAACCTTCGACAACGAACTGCTGACCGTGCCCAACTCCCAACTCGCCACCAGCGCCGTGGTCAACGCCGTCGCCAAGTCGCCGCGCCGCATCTCCCACACGTTCCACGTCGGCGACGACACCGACCTCGGCGCGGTGGCGACCATCCTCGTAGAGGAGGCCCAAGCGAGCGGGAACGTCCTCGACCGACCGACCCCGACCGTCCGCGTGGTCGAACTCGACGAGGGACGGGCGGGCGTGCAGGCCCGCTACTGGATAGACCAACCGTCGCGCGAGGCGTTCGTCACCATCCGGTCGGAGTACCTCCAGCGCGTGAACCGGCGGTTCAACGAGGCGGGCATCGAACTCCCGGAGAGCTGGTAG
- a CDS encoding DoxX family protein: MSTRELEAELFGRRTNFQYSETWVGYALFGLRVVMGWTLFYAGITKVLDPKWSAEGFLLHAIPEGNPFGGVWATMANEWLWLIDPLNQWGLTLVGLALLAGAFVRWSAFWGAVMMLFYWAASLPLENGLVIDDHVVYAMLLFGLGAFGAGRILGLDEFLEDAAFVKNNRWLRYLMG; encoded by the coding sequence ATGTCCACTCGTGAACTCGAAGCGGAACTGTTCGGACGGCGCACCAACTTCCAGTACTCCGAGACGTGGGTCGGCTACGCGCTGTTCGGTCTCCGGGTCGTGATGGGCTGGACGCTGTTCTACGCCGGTATCACGAAGGTTCTCGACCCGAAGTGGTCCGCCGAGGGCTTCCTGCTCCACGCGATTCCGGAGGGCAACCCCTTCGGCGGCGTCTGGGCGACGATGGCGAACGAGTGGCTGTGGCTCATCGACCCGCTCAACCAGTGGGGTCTGACGCTGGTCGGCCTCGCACTGCTCGCTGGCGCGTTCGTCCGGTGGAGCGCGTTCTGGGGAGCGGTGATGATGCTGTTCTACTGGGCGGCGAGCCTCCCGCTCGAAAACGGTCTCGTCATCGACGACCACGTGGTCTACGCGATGCTGTTGTTCGGTCTCGGGGCGTTCGGCGCGGGCCGCATCCTCGGCCTCGACGAGTTCCTCGAAGACGCGGCGTTCGTGAAGAACAACCGATGGCTCCGGTACCTGATGGGCTGA
- a CDS encoding helix-turn-helix domain-containing protein → MHEAVLGIEHPGAYAAATAGTDTTVELWCNDHCDLLHVGGAGGEAVVAHVERAVGVRERIADADERLLITDDCLKERDDDPIEATLAAHDCLLVPPLRYAEGRKWCRVLALDPANLTAFYRDVAAEFSVVVESKREVRSVRADRPLLTLDSALPDLSVRQREALLTATEMGYYRIPREATTAELASAMGVERRTFEEHLRRAENKLLRSFAETL, encoded by the coding sequence ATGCACGAAGCGGTTCTCGGAATCGAACACCCCGGCGCGTACGCCGCCGCCACCGCGGGCACCGACACGACGGTCGAACTCTGGTGCAACGACCACTGTGACCTCCTGCATGTCGGCGGCGCGGGCGGCGAGGCGGTCGTCGCCCACGTCGAGCGAGCGGTCGGCGTCCGCGAGCGAATCGCGGACGCCGACGAGCGACTGCTCATCACCGACGACTGCCTGAAGGAGCGCGACGACGACCCCATCGAGGCGACCCTCGCCGCCCACGACTGCCTGCTCGTGCCGCCGCTTCGGTACGCCGAGGGCAGGAAGTGGTGTCGCGTGCTGGCGCTGGACCCCGCGAACCTGACCGCGTTCTACCGCGACGTGGCCGCCGAGTTCTCGGTGGTCGTGGAGTCCAAGCGCGAGGTCCGGTCGGTCCGGGCCGACCGACCACTGCTCACGCTCGATTCGGCCCTGCCGGACCTCTCGGTGCGCCAGCGCGAGGCACTGCTGACCGCGACCGAGATGGGTTACTACCGGATTCCCCGCGAGGCGACCACGGCCGAACTCGCGTCGGCGATGGGCGTCGAACGCCGGACGTTCGAGGAACACCTCCGACGCGCCGAGAACAAACTCCTGCGGTCGTTCGCCGAGACATTGTAG
- a CDS encoding RPA family protein, translated as MSETPTREVARRVFAGEFNDATHTFKESDEERAPVYVLLPTGERANRVFIVGTLTETEDVGEDSEYWQGRVVDPNGDPFFVYAGQYQPEAASMLRELEPPEYVAITGKPRTYETDDGTTNVSVRPESITKVGPDTRDRWVVETAERTLDRIEAFDGGEMSETSHEGGTAAGVNEYARMAQEQYDLPLDRYHTLVVSALESLQDEGSDTDGGDDADAEAEPEPQA; from the coding sequence ATGAGCGAGACACCTACCCGAGAGGTCGCCCGCCGCGTGTTCGCTGGCGAGTTCAACGACGCGACCCACACGTTCAAAGAATCGGACGAGGAACGAGCGCCGGTGTACGTCCTGCTCCCGACCGGCGAGCGCGCGAACCGCGTCTTCATCGTCGGTACGCTGACCGAGACCGAAGACGTGGGCGAGGACAGCGAGTACTGGCAGGGCCGGGTCGTGGACCCGAACGGCGACCCGTTCTTCGTCTACGCCGGTCAGTACCAACCCGAGGCCGCGAGCATGCTCCGGGAACTCGAACCGCCCGAGTACGTCGCCATCACCGGCAAGCCCCGGACCTACGAGACCGACGACGGCACGACCAACGTCTCGGTGCGCCCCGAGTCAATCACGAAGGTCGGTCCCGACACCCGCGACCGGTGGGTGGTCGAGACGGCAGAGCGGACGCTCGACCGAATCGAGGCGTTCGACGGTGGAGAGATGTCGGAGACATCTCACGAAGGCGGCACCGCCGCCGGAGTCAACGAGTACGCCCGGATGGCCCAAGAGCAGTACGACCTGCCGCTGGACCGCTACCACACGCTGGTCGTCTCGGCGCTCGAAAGCCTCCAAGACGAGGGGAGCGATACCGACGGCGGCGACGACGCCGACGCCGAAGCGGAACCCGAACCGCAGGCGTAG
- a CDS encoding replication factor A (Replication protein A protects and stabilize the intermediate ssDNA that is generated by the unwinding action of a DNA helicase at the replication fork. In addition, SSBs prevent the formation of secondary structures by single-stranded template DNA.), producing the protein MSDVRQHAEEIREQFSEHLDLTAEEIEDRLDNLVNEYRVPLEEARRSVVSHYLDEAGLERDDIRSGGGGSEQVNVEDVNEDEQWLSLTAKVVDLWDPRSDAVGQVGLLGDETGTIKFTKWADSDLQELEEGKVYHLGNLVSDEYQGDYSVKLNRTTTIEESDEDIEVGDDTAEVEGALVDIQSGSGLIKRCPEEDCTRVLQNGRCSEHGEVEGEFDLRIKGVVDDGTEVHQVIFDKEATEELTGIGLQEAQDMAMDALDTTVVAEEMREETLGLYYRVAGPTMGRYLLVDEMEELDGPTNTEDVLIKARSM; encoded by the coding sequence ATGAGCGATGTGCGCCAGCACGCCGAAGAGATACGCGAACAGTTCTCCGAACACTTGGACCTGACAGCCGAGGAAATCGAGGACCGCCTCGACAACCTCGTCAACGAGTACCGGGTTCCCCTCGAAGAGGCCCGCCGGAGCGTCGTCAGCCACTACCTCGACGAAGCGGGACTCGAACGCGACGACATCCGGAGCGGCGGCGGTGGCTCCGAGCAAGTGAACGTCGAAGACGTGAACGAAGACGAGCAGTGGCTTAGCCTCACCGCCAAAGTCGTGGACCTCTGGGACCCCCGGAGCGACGCCGTGGGTCAGGTCGGTCTGCTCGGCGACGAGACGGGCACCATCAAGTTCACCAAGTGGGCCGACTCCGACCTCCAAGAGTTGGAGGAAGGGAAGGTCTACCACCTCGGAAACCTCGTCTCCGACGAGTATCAGGGCGACTACTCGGTGAAACTCAACCGCACGACCACCATCGAGGAGTCCGACGAGGACATCGAAGTCGGCGACGACACCGCCGAGGTCGAAGGCGCGCTGGTGGACATCCAGAGCGGGTCGGGTCTCATCAAACGCTGTCCGGAGGAGGACTGCACCCGCGTCCTCCAGAACGGCCGGTGTTCCGAACACGGCGAGGTCGAAGGCGAGTTCGATCTCCGAATCAAGGGCGTCGTGGACGACGGGACCGAAGTCCATCAAGTCATCTTCGACAAGGAAGCGACCGAGGAACTGACCGGCATCGGCCTGCAGGAAGCACAGGACATGGCGATGGACGCGCTGGACACTACCGTCGTCGCCGAAGAGATGCGCGAGGAGACCCTCGGTCTGTACTACCGCGTCGCCGGACCGACGATGGGCCGGTACCTCCTCGTGGACGAGATGGAGGAACTCGACGGGCCGACGAACACCGAGGACGTGCTTATCAAAGCGAGGTCGATGTGA